In one window of Enoplosus armatus isolate fEnoArm2 chromosome 7, fEnoArm2.hap1, whole genome shotgun sequence DNA:
- the slc34a2b gene encoding solute carrier family 34 member 2b, with protein MAPRPEVGTDSSPTLNDSTPDKDAAILPAYSTVDLVNEDPDEEDPWDLPELKDTGIKWSELDTKGKIMRVLTAIVKAVLLLGLLYLFICSLDVLSSAFQLVGGKAAGDIFQDNVVLSNPVAGLVIGVLVTVLVQSSSTSSSIVVSMVSSGLLDVQSAVPIIMGANIGTSVTNTIVAMMQAGDRNEFRRAFAGATVHDFFNWLSVLVLLPLEVATGVLFKLTHLLIESFNIETGENAPDLLNVITDPLTDSIIQLDKSVITGIATGDAAARNKSLIKIWCKKETNTTFWNATVENCAPGAVCWEEGNLTWTQMNASWTDYQEKCKHLFVNANLPDLAVGLILLALSLLVLCTCLILIVKLLNSMLKGQVAIVIKKILNTDFPFPFTWVTGYIAILVGAGMTFIVQSSSVFTSAITPLVGIGVISLERAYPLTLGSNIGTTTTAILAAMASPADTLSNSLQIALCHFFFNIMGILLWYPLPFTRVPIRLARGLGNHTAKYRWFAAFYLFLCFLVLPLSVFGLSLAGWQVLVGVGVPVIVFVVTVIIVNVMQSRCPRYLPKVLRSWDFLPRPLHSMAPWDAVVTSVLKSCHKRSCCRCCGCRNNDEDEKMSRNSNKSLEMYDNPAMSKDEDTKEAVRATHL; from the exons ATGGCTCCAAGACCCGAGGTGGGGACTGATTCCTCTCCCACTCTCA ATGACAGCACTCCGGATAAAGATGCGGCCATCCTGCCGGCTTACTCCACCGTGGACCTGGTGAATGAGGACCCGGACGAAGAAGATCCCTGGGATCTCCCAGAGCTCAAAGACACTGGGATCAAGTGGTCAG agctgGACACAAAAGGAAAGATTATGAGAGTGCTGACGGCCATTGTGAAGGCCGTTTTGCTGCTTGGACTTCTCTACCTGTTTATTTGCTCGCTGGATGTTCTCAGTTCTGCTTTCCAGTTAGTCGGAG gcaAAGCTGCTGGTGACATCTTCCAGGACAATGTTGTGTTATCCAACCCTGTGGCTGGGCTGGTGATCGGGGTGTTAGTCACAGTGCTGGTGCAGAGctccagcacctcctcctctaTTGTGGTCAGCATGGTGTCCTCTGGAT TGCTGGATGTCCAGTCTGCAGTGCCGATCATCATGGGCGCCAACATTGGAACATCTGTCACCAACACTATTGTGGCCATGATGCAGGCGGGAGACCGAAATGAGTTCCGCAG GGCATTTGCTGGCGCCACAGTCCACGACTTCTTTAACTGGCTGTCTGTGCTGGTCCTTCTTCCCCTGGAAGTAGCCACAGGTGTTCTGTTCAAACTCACCCACCTCTTGATCGAGTCCTTCAACATCGAGACTGGAGAAAACGCCCCCGACCTGCTCAACGTCATCACCGACCCCCTCACCGACTCCATCATCCAG CTTGACAAGTCTGTTATCACCGGCATCGCCACTGGTGACGCGGCAGCCAGAAACAAGAGCCTGATCAAAATATGGTGCAAAAAAGAGACCAACACG ACTTTCTGGAATGCAACAGTGGAGAACTGCGCTCCTGGTGCCGTCTGCTGGGAGGAAGGAAACCTGACCTGGACCCAGATGAACGCGTCTTGGACCGATTACCAGGAGAAAT GCAAACACCTCTTCGTCAATGCTAATTTGCCAGACCTGGCGGTGGGCCTCATTCTTCTGGCTCTGTCTTTGCTCGTCCTCTGCACCTGCCTCATCCTCATCGTCAAGCTGCTCAACTCCATGCTGAAGGGACAGGTGGCTATAGTCATCAAGAAGATTCTCAACACAG acttccccttccccttcacTTGGGTTACTGGCTACATTGCAATTTTGGTGGGAGCGGGGATGACCTTCATTGTTCAGAGCAGCTCTGTCTTCACCTCAGCTATAACTCCTCTTGTTG GTATTGGTGTCATTAGCCTTGAGAGAGCCTATCCTTTGACTCTGGGGTCAAATATTGGTACCACAACCACTGCTATACTTGCTGCTATGGCTAGCCCTGCAGACACATTGTCCAACTCCCTGCAG ATTGCACTTTGCCATTTCTTCTTCAACATCATGGGTATCTTACTGTGGTATCCACTCCCCTTCACGCGGGTGCCCATCAGGTTGGCCAGAGGGCTTGGGAACCATACGGCCAAATACCGCTGGTTCGCCGCCTTCTACCTCTTCCTGTGCTTCTTGGTTTTACCTCTGTCTGTATTCGGCCTGTCGCTGGCTGGCTGGCAAGTCCTGGTCGGCGTCGGCGTGCCCgtcattgtgtttgttgtcactgtgatcATTGTCAATGTGATGCAGTCTCGCTGCCCCCGCTACCTGCCCAAGGTGCTCCGCAGCTGGGACTTCTTGCCCCGGCCCCTGCACTCCATGGCACCCTGGGACGCTGTGGTGACATCGGTCTTGAAAAGCTGTCACAAACGCTCCTGCTGCAGGTGCTGCGGGTGTCGCAACAACGATGAGGATGAAAAGATGAGCAGGAACAGCAACAAGAGTCTGGAGATGTACGATAATCCAGCCATGTCAAAAGACGAGGATACAAAGGAGGCTGTTCGAGCAACACATCTTTAA
- the LOC139287327 gene encoding chymotrypsin-like elastase family member 3B, translating to MQALALLLLQVAYVFGCGTPAVKPDTSRVVNGEDARPHSWPWQISLQVKHGSRFHHTCGGTLIGPRWVLTAGHCIWPGDVYRVVLGEHDMSQQEGTEQIRDVLRIIVHPMWDIDFVADGNDLALLKLDKSPIMNDSVGVACLPEAGEIPTHGTRCYISGWGNLYTHGPMPDKLQQALLPVVEHSVCSRSDWWGINVKNTMICAGGDIVSGCNGDSGGPLNCLGQDGRWYVQGVTSFVSSRVCNEVKKPTVFTRTSAFTEWLSDVMLHY from the exons ATGCAGGCACTGGCTCTCCTGCTCCTTCAGGTAGCATATG TTTTTGGATGTGGTACACCTGCTGTCAAGCCTGATACCAGCAGGGTGGTGAATGGAGAGGACGCTCGTCCACACAGCTGGCCTTGGCAG ATCTCCCTGCAGGTGAAGCACGGCAGCCGTTTCCACCACACGTGTGGAGGGACTCTGATTGGACCTCGCTGGGTGCTGACTGCTGGACACTGCATCTG GCCAGGAGATGTGTACCGCGTGGTCTTGGGAGAGCACGACATGAGCCAGCAGGAGGGCACTGAACAGATCAGAGATGTTCTGCGCATCATTGTCCACCCCATGTGGGACATTGACTTTGTAGCTGATGG CAATGATCTCGCCCTGCTGAAACTGGATAAAAGCCCCATCATGAATGACAGCGTTGGCGTGGCTTGTCTTCCAGAGGCCGGAGAGATCCCCACCCATGGGACACGGTGTTACATCTCCGGCTGGGGCAACCTCTACA ctcATGGCCCTATGCCTGATAAGCTGCAGCAGGCCTTGCTGCCTGTAGTGGAGCACAGTGTGTGCAGTCGCAGCGACTGGTGGGGCATCAACGTCAAGAACACCATGATCTGCGCTGGAGGAGACATCGTGTCTGGATGCAAT ggagaCTCTGGTGGTCCTCTGAACTGTTTGGGTCAGGATGGTAGGTGGTACGTCCAGGGTGTCACCAGCTTTGTTTCCTCTCGTGTCTGCAATGAAGTGAAGAAGCCCACCGTCTTCACCCGCACCTCCGCCTTCACCGAGTGGCTCAGTGAC gTCATGCTGCATTACTGA